In Verrucomicrobiota bacterium, one DNA window encodes the following:
- a CDS encoding cyclic nucleotide-binding domain-containing protein: MFTPLIEHLENYPLFGGLSDEELKFMTGYLKEESFLKGEKIIREGEIGDRVYCLLTGEVQVLKQLEGLNDLIEVAKLPEGATFGEMELIDTQSRSATIKTLTPCRTVSLSNKDLLHILRDNHHIFTVIMMNLARDLSRRIRILDQKLCELAKKQGIC, from the coding sequence CCGCTATTCGGAGGGCTCTCAGATGAGGAATTAAAGTTTATGACGGGGTATTTGAAAGAAGAGTCCTTCCTGAAGGGGGAAAAGATTATCAGGGAAGGGGAAATCGGGGACCGGGTTTATTGCTTACTTACTGGAGAAGTGCAAGTCCTCAAGCAGCTCGAAGGTCTTAATGACCTCATTGAAGTCGCCAAACTCCCCGAAGGGGCCACTTTTGGTGAAATGGAGCTCATTGACACTCAATCCCGTTCCGCCACCATCAAAACCCTTACTCCATGTCGAACTGTCAGCCTATCCAATAAAGATCTCCTCCATATACTCCGCGATAACCATCATATTTTCACCGTCATCATGATGAATCTCGCCCGCGATCTCAGCCGCCGCATCCGCATCCTCGACCAAAAACTATGCGAACTGGCTAAAAAGCAGGGAATTTGTTAG